One part of the Alistipes onderdonkii genome encodes these proteins:
- a CDS encoding MFS transporter, with protein sequence MKETTVSTSGNGIFSKAFSEIRHFGTYPFNMRILLLTNMLYAFVLPVVELFVGTYIMRNSSELAYVVGYQLAVYTGIPLTFLVNGFLMRRIRISHLYSFGMLLSGVSMAVMMSLETLDLAGIVVAGLIMGLSYGFFWANRDFLALNSTDDGNRNYYYGLESFFNTVAGVVVPGMIGAFLGATADHNWLGGNINLAYKLVTLFVFVLTIIASAVVFRGRFSNPPKERFIYLRFDVLWNRMMRLAVLKGIAQGYIVTAPSMLVMTLVGNESTLGTLQSVSAIVSAVLLYLLGRFASARHRVLIFSSGLLLFALGGAFNAVLYSATGAIVFMLCLVMGRPLMDLGYFPIQLRVIDYVSRKENRNSYAYIFVHEFALYLGRFFGCGLFIVLTICLSDTFAIRYALLIIGIIQLVSIGISRNIIRALDRAEAE encoded by the coding sequence ATGAAAGAAACAACCGTCTCGACCTCGGGCAACGGCATTTTCAGCAAGGCTTTCTCGGAAATCCGGCATTTCGGAACCTATCCGTTCAACATGCGGATACTCCTGCTGACGAACATGCTGTATGCGTTCGTCCTCCCCGTCGTGGAACTTTTCGTCGGCACCTACATCATGCGCAACAGCTCGGAGCTGGCGTATGTGGTGGGCTACCAGCTGGCCGTCTACACGGGCATCCCGCTCACCTTCCTGGTGAACGGCTTTCTCATGCGCCGCATCCGGATTTCGCACCTCTATTCGTTCGGGATGCTGCTGAGCGGCGTTTCGATGGCCGTGATGATGTCGCTCGAAACGCTCGACCTGGCCGGGATCGTCGTGGCGGGGCTTATCATGGGGCTTTCGTACGGATTTTTCTGGGCCAACCGCGATTTCCTCGCCCTGAATTCCACCGACGACGGCAACCGCAACTATTACTACGGTCTGGAAAGTTTTTTCAACACCGTCGCCGGGGTCGTCGTACCCGGTATGATCGGGGCGTTTCTGGGCGCCACGGCCGACCACAACTGGCTCGGGGGAAATATCAACCTGGCCTATAAACTGGTGACCCTCTTCGTTTTCGTGCTTACGATCATCGCCTCGGCCGTCGTATTCCGCGGCAGGTTCTCCAATCCCCCGAAGGAGCGGTTCATCTATCTGCGCTTCGATGTGCTGTGGAACAGGATGATGCGCCTTGCCGTCCTGAAGGGGATCGCCCAGGGATACATCGTCACGGCGCCGTCGATGCTGGTCATGACGCTCGTCGGGAACGAATCCACGCTCGGGACGCTGCAATCGGTCAGCGCCATCGTTTCGGCCGTGCTGCTCTACCTGCTGGGGCGCTTCGCTTCGGCCAGGCACCGGGTGCTGATCTTCTCCTCGGGCCTGCTGCTCTTCGCACTGGGCGGGGCGTTCAACGCCGTGCTCTATTCGGCGACGGGCGCGATCGTATTCATGCTGTGCCTGGTGATGGGGCGCCCGCTGATGGATCTGGGCTATTTCCCGATCCAGCTGCGGGTCATCGACTACGTGAGCCGGAAGGAGAACCGCAACTCCTACGCCTATATTTTCGTCCACGAATTCGCTCTCTACCTCGGCCGTTTCTTCGGATGCGGGCTGTTCATCGTCCTGACGATCTGCCTGTCGGATACCTTTGCGATCCGCTATGCGCTGCTCATCATCGGAATCATCCAGCTCGTCTCGATCGGGATCTCCCGGAACATCATCCGGGCGCTCGACAGGGCCGAGGCGGAATAG